A genomic region of Stenotrophomonas sp. NA06056 contains the following coding sequences:
- a CDS encoding type 1 fimbrial protein, translating into MRRFRSLLLMSGLLLCAAAAQAQTVTTTNFNVTGTILPGVCRIAVADVDLGTYQSTQFTGAFTTPFQNVNVVVSQCDPLITRVGLHFDGSADVNDATLFQGVAGIGIELQRTSSGARLRPGGWTQMTTAAGTHAFRARFVQSAAAVSAGTVSRPITVSMTYN; encoded by the coding sequence ATGCGTCGTTTCCGCTCCCTGTTGCTGATGTCCGGCCTGTTGCTGTGCGCTGCTGCCGCGCAGGCACAGACCGTCACCACCACCAATTTCAACGTCACCGGCACCATCCTGCCCGGGGTGTGCCGGATCGCCGTGGCCGACGTCGACCTTGGCACCTACCAGTCGACCCAGTTCACCGGTGCGTTCACTACGCCGTTCCAGAACGTCAACGTGGTGGTCAGCCAGTGCGATCCGTTGATCACCCGCGTCGGGCTGCATTTCGACGGCAGTGCCGACGTCAATGATGCGACCCTGTTCCAGGGCGTGGCCGGCATCGGCATTGAACTGCAGCGCACCAGCAGCGGGGCACGCCTGCGGCCGGGAGGATGGACGCAGATGACCACTGCGGCCGGCACCCATGCGTTCCGCGCGCGGTTCGTACAGAGTGCGGCCGCAGTGTCGGCGGGTACGGTCAGCCGGCCGATCACGGTCTCGATGACCTACAACTAG
- a CDS encoding ESPR-type extended signal peptide-containing protein has protein sequence MNSIYRIVWNAAIGKWVVASELATGRSKKGTKGAARALAALGLLTLAVPLWAAEDNGTTCVLAQGQPGVLDAQGRCVAADADADADADAGAGVSPQARTIGVQAAVDDQYVKVNGSGAAATAAGVGAIAIGNNARALADADGNADNAIAMGANASTQGNNAVAIGMGASANSQNAQGAAGSLAVGANANAGGWNSVAVGYNTNASGSGAVAVGRGARGSASEAVAMGDNSSASAEGGVALGGSSQVTAAGAVAIGRASVANRANTVSVGSGTLRRQVVNVAAGTQANDAVIVQQLRAGVQALGGGADVAANGSITAPSYVLGHGGTHTTVGSALEALDDGLTTTTTTLNQLSTSLDNGTVGLVQQAAPGAELTVGASTDGAAVDFSGTAGARRLRGVADAASADEAVTLAQLQASSASVADALGGGSVADAQGRIAAPTYTVGGSNYGNVGDALTALDGRVGGTGQDLADLRDALDAGSRYFKADGSGVADEAAATGSGSIAAGASAAASAEHGVAIGWGARASNGDGAIALGANARATGENSVALGAEAVADRDNVVSVGWGMGGNGTRQVINVANGTDAADAVNVQQLRPVIDGLGGGAAHNASTGTVTGPQYSVQGQTFDNVGDALSSVDGGLTVIDGRVTRNEGDITQLRQQLVELGNGEAGLVQQAAADAAVTIGAGTGGTVVDLRGTDGERQLKGVAAGTDANDAVNLGQLASAVDDLRATGNRYVRVDGAGDGSDDAQANGQGAMAVGALAQANGAGSVALGQGAVAQADNSVALGAGAVADRANSVSVGAAGAERQITHVADGSEDTDAVNLRQLKAAGLVGDGGQMLDAVTYDAGSQRAQVTFGGANGTVLSNVADGRVGAGSREAVNGGQLAALRDQLQGRIGDLDGRVGALEAGDAGGGSGGNPPYYGANPQPGDQAGDNPAQAVGQGSVAAGAGAEARADNSVALGAGSVADRDNSVSVGREGGERQITHVAAGVQATDAVNVGQLQQGVHDAKAYADERVQDAWSGMEQRLDQVNRQANRGIAAAAALAPMTPYLPGKTTINANLANYRSETAMGVGVSRWSDNGRVNVNGGASMARGDKPIFRMGVGVVLGD, from the coding sequence ATGAACAGCATCTATCGGATTGTCTGGAATGCGGCCATCGGCAAGTGGGTGGTCGCCTCGGAACTGGCCACGGGCCGCAGCAAGAAGGGCACCAAGGGGGCTGCACGCGCACTTGCTGCGCTGGGCCTGCTGACGCTCGCCGTGCCGCTGTGGGCGGCCGAGGACAACGGCACCACCTGTGTCCTGGCCCAGGGCCAGCCGGGCGTGCTCGATGCGCAGGGCCGCTGCGTCGCGGCCGATGCCGATGCCGATGCCGATGCCGACGCTGGCGCCGGGGTGTCGCCGCAGGCCCGCACCATCGGTGTGCAGGCCGCCGTCGACGACCAGTACGTGAAGGTGAATGGCTCGGGTGCCGCCGCCACGGCCGCAGGTGTGGGCGCGATCGCCATCGGCAACAACGCACGCGCGTTGGCCGATGCGGACGGCAACGCCGACAACGCCATCGCCATGGGCGCCAACGCCAGCACCCAGGGCAACAATGCGGTGGCCATCGGCATGGGCGCCAGCGCCAACAGCCAGAACGCACAGGGCGCGGCAGGCTCGCTGGCCGTGGGCGCCAATGCCAACGCCGGCGGCTGGAACAGCGTGGCCGTCGGCTACAACACCAATGCCAGCGGCTCGGGGGCGGTGGCCGTGGGCCGCGGTGCGCGCGGCAGCGCTTCCGAAGCAGTGGCGATGGGTGACAACAGTTCGGCCAGCGCCGAAGGCGGCGTCGCCCTCGGTGGCTCGTCGCAGGTCACGGCTGCCGGTGCGGTGGCGATCGGCCGTGCGTCGGTCGCCAACCGCGCCAATACGGTGTCGGTCGGCAGCGGCACGCTGCGCCGCCAGGTCGTCAATGTCGCCGCGGGTACGCAGGCCAATGATGCGGTGATCGTGCAGCAGCTGCGCGCGGGCGTGCAGGCGCTGGGCGGCGGCGCCGACGTTGCCGCCAACGGCAGCATCACTGCGCCCAGCTATGTGCTCGGCCATGGCGGCACCCACACCACCGTTGGCAGCGCGCTGGAAGCGCTGGACGATGGCCTGACCACCACCACCACGACCCTGAACCAGTTGAGCACTTCGCTGGACAACGGCACCGTGGGCCTGGTGCAGCAGGCGGCACCGGGTGCCGAGTTGACCGTGGGCGCCAGCACCGACGGTGCGGCGGTGGACTTCAGTGGCACTGCCGGGGCGCGTCGCCTCCGTGGCGTGGCCGATGCCGCCTCGGCCGACGAAGCCGTGACGCTGGCGCAGCTGCAGGCATCCTCGGCGTCGGTGGCCGATGCGCTCGGCGGTGGCAGCGTTGCCGATGCGCAGGGGCGCATCGCTGCACCCACCTACACCGTGGGTGGCAGCAACTACGGCAACGTGGGCGATGCATTGACGGCGCTGGACGGCCGTGTCGGCGGCACCGGCCAGGACCTGGCCGACCTGCGCGACGCACTGGATGCAGGCAGCCGCTACTTCAAGGCGGACGGTTCGGGCGTGGCCGACGAGGCGGCTGCAACGGGTTCGGGCAGCATCGCTGCGGGTGCCAGTGCAGCCGCCAGCGCTGAACACGGCGTGGCCATCGGCTGGGGCGCGCGCGCGAGCAATGGTGACGGTGCGATTGCCCTCGGTGCGAATGCGCGCGCCACGGGTGAGAATTCGGTGGCGCTGGGTGCCGAGGCGGTAGCAGACCGCGACAACGTCGTGTCGGTTGGCTGGGGCATGGGCGGTAACGGCACCCGCCAGGTCATCAACGTGGCCAACGGCACCGACGCGGCGGATGCGGTGAACGTGCAGCAGCTGCGTCCGGTCATCGATGGCCTGGGCGGCGGCGCCGCGCACAACGCGTCGACTGGCACGGTGACCGGCCCGCAGTACAGCGTGCAGGGCCAGACCTTCGACAACGTGGGCGATGCGCTGTCTTCGGTGGATGGTGGCCTGACCGTGATCGACGGCCGCGTGACCCGCAACGAAGGCGATATCACCCAGTTGCGTCAGCAGCTGGTGGAACTGGGCAATGGCGAAGCCGGCCTGGTGCAGCAGGCGGCCGCGGACGCGGCTGTGACGATCGGTGCCGGTACCGGTGGCACCGTGGTGGACCTGCGCGGTACCGACGGCGAACGCCAGCTCAAGGGCGTGGCCGCGGGCACCGACGCCAATGATGCGGTGAACCTGGGCCAGCTGGCCTCGGCCGTCGATGACCTTCGCGCCACCGGCAACCGCTATGTGCGGGTGGATGGTGCAGGCGATGGCAGTGATGATGCGCAGGCCAACGGGCAGGGCGCGATGGCGGTAGGTGCATTGGCCCAGGCCAATGGTGCGGGCAGCGTGGCATTGGGCCAGGGTGCGGTGGCACAGGCTGACAACAGCGTGGCGCTGGGCGCGGGCGCCGTTGCCGATCGCGCCAACAGCGTGTCGGTCGGTGCGGCCGGTGCCGAACGCCAGATCACCCATGTGGCCGATGGCAGCGAGGATACCGATGCGGTGAACCTGCGCCAGCTGAAGGCGGCCGGGCTGGTCGGCGATGGCGGGCAGATGCTGGATGCGGTGACCTACGATGCCGGCAGCCAGCGTGCACAGGTCACCTTCGGCGGCGCCAATGGCACCGTACTGTCCAACGTGGCCGATGGTCGTGTGGGTGCAGGCAGCCGCGAGGCCGTGAACGGTGGCCAGTTGGCCGCGCTGCGCGACCAGCTGCAGGGCCGCATCGGCGATCTGGATGGCCGCGTCGGTGCCCTGGAAGCCGGCGATGCCGGAGGTGGCAGCGGCGGCAATCCGCCGTACTACGGTGCGAATCCGCAGCCCGGCGATCAGGCCGGTGACAACCCGGCCCAGGCCGTCGGCCAGGGCAGCGTGGCGGCGGGTGCCGGTGCAGAGGCCCGAGCTGACAACAGCGTTGCGCTGGGTGCCGGTTCGGTCGCCGACCGCGACAACAGCGTGTCGGTCGGCCGCGAAGGCGGCGAGCGCCAGATCACCCACGTGGCGGCCGGCGTGCAGGCCACCGATGCGGTGAACGTGGGCCAGCTGCAACAGGGTGTGCACGACGCCAAGGCCTATGCCGACGAGCGTGTACAGGATGCCTGGAGCGGCATGGAGCAGCGCCTGGACCAGGTCAACCGCCAGGCCAACCGGGGCATCGCCGCAGCCGCTGCGCTGGCACCGATGACGCCGTACCTGCCGGGCAAGACCACCATCAACGCCAACCTGGCCAATTACCGCAGCGAAACGGCGATGGGCGTGGGCGTGTCGCGCTGGAGCGACAACGGGCGCGTCAATGTCAACGGCGGCGCGTCCATGGCGCGCGGCGACAAGCCGATCTTCCGCATGGGCGTCGGCGTAGTGCTGGGCGACTGA
- a CDS encoding YadA-like family protein gives MNCIYRIVWNAATGKWVVASELAQGRRRRMSAGIAAVLLAMIAPNVLANDIQQALCSASHELQEGTCVDPAALRGVLPLAATDDSLLVVNAGSNATAASVNGIKMIAIGSNAIARPASNGANNGAIALGSNTLAAGTNAVSIGYGATSDSQNGSGTSGATSLGASTRTTWNATAIGFQANGAGTVVTALGSAAVATGERGIALGRAATATGQYSSAIGAGARATHANSVAIGAGSVSRGNATVALGSTTARRGIENMADGTQDNDAVSVQQLQGLLQATGGALSADGTVIAPGFDLAHGGTHATIGSALTALDGGLSSVEVSVNDLHTRIRQGTIGMVQQATAGADLTVGADRDGAAIGMAGTAGGRRLGGVADAAAGDEAINKAQADAAVASVATALGAGAGVAADGTLRAPDFNVLGTTVHSTGDALHALDAEDRAQRAGLVDLGSDMVVAQRYFQAAAGDVDAPATTGATGSTALGSAAAAGGQHSLAVGADARAAGQDSVAIGAGARANGENAVALGAGSVADRDQVLSLGGGTVGARQLINVANGTDATDVVNLQQLQATVAALGGGAQVDAATGIVTGPTYVVQGGRFHDAGSALGAVDGQLQLLDQRVTHTEDDVLDTQRQIDAWNDGDAGLVRQDAASGDLAVAAGRAGSVVDLTGSTGARQLKGLAAADDATDAVTLAQMQDGLSMAQPEDSRYLKVDGRGDGSDDASINGVGALAIGASAQVDGAAAIALGQGAQASVDGSIALGAGSEADRANAVSIGRDGAERQIIHVADAGEDTDAINLRQLKQAGLVGDNGDVMETVGYVAGSDRSQVMLGGAAGTVLANVADGRVQLGSREAVNGGQLSAIGEGIGRQLDGLQERVGVLEGQPGGGAGADLPYYGATGNEALVANGAPAEATGQGAVAAGSGAQASADNSVALGSDAIADRADSVSVGHAGGERQIAHVAAGSADTDAVNVAQLQEQMASVNRYTDQRVEAMEQAIGAQASHMSRQINRGIAASAALVQVTPNLPGKVTLNFGTASYRGESALALGLSRWSRDGRYNVNGGVSVARGDQPLLSIGFGMAFD, from the coding sequence ATGAACTGCATCTATCGCATTGTCTGGAACGCGGCCACCGGCAAGTGGGTCGTCGCCTCGGAACTGGCCCAGGGCCGTCGCCGTCGCATGAGCGCGGGCATTGCCGCCGTACTGCTCGCGATGATTGCTCCGAACGTGCTGGCCAACGACATCCAGCAGGCACTGTGCAGCGCATCGCACGAGTTGCAGGAGGGCACCTGCGTGGACCCGGCCGCGCTGCGTGGCGTCCTGCCGCTGGCCGCAACCGATGACAGCCTGCTGGTGGTCAACGCCGGCAGCAACGCCACGGCCGCCAGCGTCAACGGTATCAAAATGATTGCCATCGGCAGCAATGCCATTGCACGACCGGCCAGCAATGGCGCCAACAACGGTGCCATCGCACTGGGCAGCAACACGCTGGCCGCCGGCACCAACGCCGTCTCGATCGGCTACGGTGCGACGTCCGACAGCCAGAACGGCTCGGGTACCAGCGGCGCGACCTCGCTGGGCGCCAGCACCCGCACCACCTGGAACGCGACCGCGATCGGCTTCCAGGCCAATGGCGCCGGTACGGTGGTAACCGCATTGGGTTCAGCGGCGGTGGCCACGGGCGAGCGCGGCATCGCTCTCGGCCGTGCAGCGACGGCCACCGGGCAGTATTCCTCCGCGATCGGTGCAGGTGCCCGTGCGACGCACGCCAACAGTGTTGCCATCGGCGCCGGTTCGGTCAGCCGCGGCAACGCCACGGTTGCCCTGGGTTCAACCACGGCACGCCGTGGCATCGAGAACATGGCCGATGGCACCCAGGACAATGACGCGGTCAGCGTGCAGCAGTTGCAGGGACTTCTGCAGGCGACCGGTGGTGCGTTGTCGGCCGACGGCACTGTCATCGCCCCCGGCTTCGATCTCGCCCACGGCGGAACCCATGCCACCATCGGCAGCGCGCTCACCGCGCTGGACGGCGGCCTGTCCAGCGTCGAGGTGTCGGTGAATGATCTGCACACGCGCATCCGCCAGGGCACCATCGGCATGGTCCAGCAGGCCACAGCCGGGGCCGACCTGACCGTCGGCGCGGATCGTGATGGCGCCGCCATTGGCATGGCTGGAACGGCGGGTGGCCGCCGTCTGGGCGGTGTTGCCGATGCGGCCGCCGGCGACGAGGCCATCAACAAGGCGCAGGCCGACGCCGCCGTGGCCAGTGTGGCAACGGCGCTGGGCGCTGGCGCAGGCGTGGCTGCAGATGGCACGTTGCGGGCACCGGACTTCAATGTGCTGGGTACCACCGTGCACAGCACCGGTGACGCGCTGCACGCACTGGACGCGGAAGACCGAGCGCAGCGTGCCGGACTGGTCGATCTGGGCAGCGATATGGTGGTTGCCCAGCGCTACTTCCAGGCCGCAGCCGGTGATGTCGATGCGCCCGCGACCACCGGCGCGACCGGCAGCACGGCGCTGGGCAGTGCGGCCGCAGCGGGCGGTCAACATTCACTGGCCGTGGGTGCCGACGCGCGTGCGGCCGGGCAGGACAGCGTCGCCATCGGTGCCGGCGCGCGCGCCAACGGTGAGAACGCGGTGGCGCTGGGCGCCGGCTCGGTTGCGGATCGCGACCAGGTGCTGTCCCTTGGCGGCGGCACTGTGGGTGCGCGCCAGTTGATCAACGTGGCCAACGGCACTGACGCGACCGATGTGGTCAATCTGCAGCAGTTGCAGGCCACGGTCGCCGCCCTCGGTGGCGGTGCGCAGGTAGACGCGGCCACCGGTATCGTGACAGGCCCGACCTATGTCGTGCAGGGCGGCCGTTTCCACGATGCGGGTTCCGCGCTGGGTGCAGTGGACGGGCAGCTGCAGCTGTTGGACCAGCGGGTCACCCATACCGAAGACGACGTGCTGGACACGCAGCGCCAGATCGATGCGTGGAACGACGGCGACGCAGGCCTGGTACGCCAGGATGCCGCCAGCGGCGACCTTGCCGTGGCGGCCGGCCGTGCCGGTAGCGTGGTCGACCTGACAGGGTCGACGGGTGCGCGGCAGTTGAAGGGTCTGGCCGCTGCCGATGACGCGACCGATGCAGTGACCCTGGCACAGATGCAGGACGGCCTGTCGATGGCGCAGCCAGAGGACAGCCGCTATCTGAAGGTCGATGGCCGTGGTGATGGCAGCGACGATGCCTCGATCAACGGTGTGGGGGCGCTGGCCATCGGTGCGTCAGCGCAGGTCGATGGTGCTGCGGCCATCGCACTGGGGCAGGGGGCACAGGCTTCTGTGGACGGTTCCATCGCACTGGGCGCAGGGTCGGAGGCCGACCGTGCCAACGCCGTATCGATCGGGCGTGATGGTGCCGAGCGCCAGATCATCCATGTGGCCGATGCCGGCGAGGACACCGACGCCATCAATCTGCGCCAGCTGAAGCAGGCGGGGCTGGTGGGCGACAATGGTGATGTCATGGAGACGGTTGGCTATGTGGCGGGCAGCGATCGCAGCCAGGTGATGCTCGGTGGGGCCGCAGGCACCGTGCTGGCCAACGTCGCCGACGGTCGCGTACAGCTGGGCAGCCGCGAGGCGGTCAATGGTGGCCAGTTGTCGGCCATTGGCGAAGGCATCGGCCGCCAGTTGGATGGACTGCAGGAACGTGTCGGGGTGCTGGAAGGCCAACCGGGCGGTGGTGCGGGGGCGGACCTTCCGTACTACGGCGCTACCGGCAACGAGGCGCTGGTGGCCAATGGTGCGCCGGCTGAAGCCACGGGCCAGGGCGCCGTGGCAGCCGGTTCCGGCGCGCAGGCGAGTGCAGACAACAGCGTTGCGCTCGGTTCCGATGCCATCGCCGATCGCGCTGACAGCGTGTCGGTCGGGCACGCCGGGGGCGAGCGCCAGATTGCCCATGTTGCCGCTGGCAGCGCCGATACCGACGCAGTCAACGTGGCGCAGCTGCAGGAGCAGATGGCGTCGGTGAATCGTTACACCGACCAGCGCGTTGAAGCGATGGAGCAGGCCATTGGCGCACAGGCGTCGCATATGTCGCGACAGATCAATCGCGGTATCGCTGCCTCGGCGGCGCTGGTGCAGGTTACGCCCAACCTGCCGGGCAAGGTCACGCTGAATTTCGGTACGGCCAGCTATCGCGGCGAGTCGGCATTGGCCCTGGGGTTGTCACGCTGGAGCCGCGATGGCCGCTACAACGTCAACGGCGGGGTCTCGGTCGCGCGGGGCGACCAGCCGCTGCTGAGCATTGGCTTTGGTATGGCCTTCGATTGA
- a CDS encoding DUF1697 domain-containing protein, protein MNAYVALLRAVNVGGTGKLPMAELVDMCQRAGFADVRTYIASGNAVFSSPLDEAGVRDRLARCLQAYAGKPVGVLVRTAAEMAAVVARNPFRDAAGNRVVALFMDEPLPRDPLQGVTGIGEEQLALGQRELFIHYGDGMADSRLRIPFAAQGTARNINTVTRLAAMAAELD, encoded by the coding sequence ATGAACGCGTATGTCGCCCTGCTGCGCGCCGTGAATGTGGGCGGTACCGGTAAGCTGCCGATGGCTGAACTGGTAGACATGTGCCAGCGCGCAGGATTCGCTGATGTCCGCACCTATATCGCCAGCGGCAATGCCGTGTTCAGCAGTCCGCTCGACGAGGCCGGTGTGCGCGACAGGCTGGCGCGATGCCTGCAGGCCTATGCTGGCAAGCCGGTAGGCGTGTTGGTGCGTACCGCTGCCGAGATGGCCGCCGTGGTCGCCCGCAACCCCTTCAGGGATGCTGCCGGCAACCGTGTCGTCGCTCTTTTCATGGATGAGCCGCTGCCCAGGGACCCGCTGCAGGGCGTGACAGGTATCGGTGAAGAACAGCTCGCCCTCGGCCAGCGCGAGCTGTTCATCCACTACGGCGATGGCATGGCGGATTCACGCCTGCGCATTCCCTTCGCCGCACAAGGAACCGCGCGCAACATCAACACCGTGACCCGACTGGCCGCGATGGCTGCGGAGCTTGACTGA
- a CDS encoding response regulator transcription factor — translation MRKPTTTPVEPSPIVYVIDDDASVRAALEDLLASMGLQVRAFASTGEFLAHAMDDAPSCLVLDVRMPGQSGLDFHRTMASHGLHLPVVFITGHGDIAMGVNAIKEGAIEFLTKPFRDQELLDAIHKGIGIDRQRRREGDVLGALQQRWDTLNTGEREVVAGVVRGRLNKQIAADLGVSEITVKVRRAQLMRKMGARTLVDLVRMYDRLQGSLR, via the coding sequence ATGCGTAAGCCCACGACAACGCCTGTAGAACCGTCACCGATCGTCTACGTGATCGACGACGATGCCTCGGTACGCGCCGCGCTGGAGGACCTGCTGGCCTCGATGGGCCTGCAGGTACGGGCCTTCGCCTCGACCGGCGAGTTTCTTGCCCATGCGATGGACGACGCGCCATCCTGCCTGGTGCTGGACGTGCGCATGCCTGGCCAGAGCGGACTGGACTTCCATCGCACCATGGCCAGCCACGGCCTGCACCTGCCTGTGGTGTTCATCACCGGGCACGGCGACATCGCCATGGGCGTCAATGCAATCAAGGAAGGCGCCATCGAATTCCTGACCAAGCCCTTCCGTGACCAGGAACTGCTGGATGCCATCCACAAGGGCATCGGCATCGACCGCCAGCGGCGCCGCGAGGGTGACGTGCTGGGCGCGTTGCAGCAGCGCTGGGACACCTTGAACACAGGTGAGCGCGAGGTGGTCGCCGGCGTGGTACGGGGCCGGCTCAACAAACAGATCGCCGCCGACCTTGGCGTCAGCGAGATCACGGTGAAGGTGCGCCGCGCGCAGTTGATGCGCAAGATGGGCGCGCGCACGCTGGTGGACCTGGTGCGGATGTATGACCGCTTGCAGGGCAGCTTGCGATGA
- a CDS encoding ATP-binding protein: protein MPSLSPRRPLVVLALVIVMAAIFLVDTLTDYAVAAACFYAAVILAASRVLAPRGLITLAALCIVLTGLSFFLTRFGTYRIGLVNSAIGMLVIGITTYLALKMEAAKAAVQDAQARLLRVARASTVGELTTSIAHEVNQPLAAIASSAEASQRWLAQEPPNLDKARQTIARIVADAHRASDVIARIRGLTQGAAPERQAFDLNLAVEEMLALSRSELEQHGVTVALLLGNDLPAAHADRVQVQQVIGNLILNAVDAMAGTSPGERRLSLLTAHDGHGHVSLSVRDRGIGLPAEQPDRVFDAFWTTKANGLGLGLSLSRSMIEANGGQIRAERPTGGGACFIFELPTHTEGTHA from the coding sequence ATGCCGTCGCTGTCGCCCCGCCGCCCGCTGGTCGTGCTGGCTCTGGTCATCGTGATGGCGGCCATTTTCCTGGTCGATACGTTGACCGACTACGCCGTTGCAGCAGCCTGCTTCTACGCCGCAGTGATCCTGGCGGCATCGCGGGTTCTGGCTCCGCGCGGACTGATCACGCTGGCCGCGCTGTGCATCGTCCTGACCGGCCTCAGCTTCTTCCTTACCCGCTTCGGTACCTACCGCATCGGCCTGGTCAATTCAGCGATCGGCATGCTGGTGATCGGCATCACCACCTATCTGGCATTGAAGATGGAAGCGGCCAAAGCCGCGGTGCAGGATGCACAGGCGCGCCTGCTGCGGGTTGCCCGCGCCTCCACCGTGGGCGAGCTGACCACCTCCATCGCGCACGAAGTGAACCAGCCACTGGCGGCCATCGCCAGCAGCGCCGAAGCCAGCCAGCGCTGGTTGGCCCAGGAGCCACCGAACCTGGACAAGGCACGGCAGACCATCGCCCGCATCGTCGCCGACGCTCATCGCGCCAGTGACGTGATCGCCCGCATCCGCGGTCTGACCCAAGGGGCCGCACCCGAGCGCCAGGCCTTCGACCTCAACCTGGCCGTGGAGGAAATGCTGGCGTTGTCGCGCAGCGAACTGGAGCAGCATGGCGTGACCGTTGCGCTGCTGCTGGGCAACGATCTGCCCGCCGCCCATGCAGATCGCGTGCAGGTGCAGCAGGTCATCGGCAACCTGATCCTCAACGCTGTCGACGCGATGGCCGGAACGTCCCCGGGCGAACGCCGGCTGTCGCTGCTGACCGCGCATGATGGACACGGCCACGTCAGCCTGAGCGTGCGTGACCGTGGCATCGGCCTGCCCGCAGAGCAGCCTGATCGCGTGTTCGATGCATTCTGGACCACCAAGGCGAACGGCCTCGGCCTGGGTCTCAGCCTGAGCCGCTCGATGATCGAGGCCAACGGCGGGCAGATCCGCGCCGAGCGCCCAACCGGTGGTGGCGCCTGTTTCATCTTCGAGCTGCCCACGCACACGGAAGGTACGCATGCGTAA
- a CDS encoding MgtC/SapB family protein produces MDLNPHLPAFNAGATLSSLISLSVAFVLGALIGLERQFRQRTAGLRTNTLVAVGAAVFVDLAVRFHDLYGGPPSPLHVVAYVISGVGFLGAGAIMKDGAQVSGLNTAATLWGSAAVGACAGIKLLPEAVLAAVFVLAANTLLRPVVNRIQRQPLPEAFSEATYAINVVCQREQQAEVLDRLLLLLEQAQYPVRAVDQRPFGERDVEIEAVLYATTVDGAELDAVLATLAATPGVLQGFWNASLEE; encoded by the coding sequence GTGGACCTCAACCCCCACCTGCCCGCGTTCAACGCGGGCGCCACCCTCAGCTCGCTGATCAGCCTGTCCGTCGCCTTCGTGCTGGGCGCGCTGATTGGCCTGGAGCGGCAGTTCCGCCAGCGCACCGCCGGCCTGCGCACCAATACACTGGTGGCCGTAGGTGCTGCCGTGTTCGTCGACCTGGCCGTGCGTTTCCATGACCTGTACGGGGGGCCGCCGTCACCGCTGCACGTGGTGGCCTATGTGATCTCCGGCGTCGGTTTTCTGGGTGCCGGCGCCATCATGAAGGATGGCGCCCAGGTATCGGGCCTGAACACCGCAGCCACCTTGTGGGGCTCGGCGGCGGTCGGCGCCTGTGCCGGCATCAAGCTGCTGCCTGAAGCGGTGCTGGCCGCGGTGTTCGTGCTGGCCGCCAACACCCTGCTGCGGCCGGTGGTGAACCGCATCCAGCGGCAACCACTGCCGGAAGCGTTCAGCGAAGCGACGTACGCCATCAATGTGGTCTGCCAACGCGAGCAGCAGGCCGAGGTGCTGGACCGGCTGCTGCTGTTGCTGGAGCAGGCGCAGTACCCGGTGCGCGCGGTCGACCAGCGCCCGTTCGGCGAGCGCGATGTCGAGATCGAAGCGGTGCTGTACGCCACCACCGTCGATGGCGCTGAACTGGATGCCGTGCTGGCAACGCTGGCGGCCACGCCGGGCGTGCTGCAGGGCTTCTGGAACGCCAGCCTGGAGGAGTAG